The stretch of DNA CGCAAAAGATGGCATCTGAGGTTCGCGGCATTTGCGTTGTGTCGCTGTCGGCACAAAAGGAACTTGGCGCAGGCCCAAGCAAGGTTCTAATTGAGAAGATAACGGAGGCAATAAGGAAATGACGGACCTGCGTAGCTACATCGGTCTAGTAAAAAAGATGGGCCAGCTGCACACAATATCAAAAAAGGTCTCTACTAAATTTGAAATTGCATCGCTTACTGCACAGGTGGACGATGCAAACGCAATTCTATTTGAAAATATTAAAGAAAGCAAGCTAAGGCTGGTTGCAAACCTGGTTGGGAATCGGGCCAGATTTGCAAAGGCAGTCTCTGGCACAGAAGATACCATTCACCAAAAGGTAATCTCGGCTATTTCACATGCAAAAAAGCCCAAGGTAACGTCATCTGGCAAGTTCTTTGAAAACAAGTCGCACGACCTGTCCATTTTACCAATAGTTACTCATTTTGAAAAAGAATCTGGACCATTCATCACGTCTTCTATAATTTACTCGCAAAACTATGAGAAAAAGACGCAAAACTCGTCATTTCATAGACTAATGCCAATAGACAAAACGCACTTTTCTGTCAGAATGGTGGAAGGCAGACACCTGCACCGCTCGTTTATGGATGCCAAAGAGCATGGTGAGGACCTCAAAGTAGCAATAACTGTCGGCGTTCATCCAGCAGTATCCATTGCAGGAGCATATCAGGCGGAATGGGGTGAAGACGAGCTGGATATTGCAAACGCGATTTTGGGCGGCAAGCTCACACTAACCAAATTACCGTATTCTGGAAGGATGGTTCCGTCTGGAACGGAAATCGTAATGGAGGGTAAAATTCTCTCTGATAAAACCCACAAGGAATGGATGGTCGAAATGCTTCGGACATATGATTTTGTCCGGGCCCAGCCGGTCTTTGAGCTGGAAAATCTCTACTATAGGAACAATGCAATATTTCACGATATTTTGGCAGGCTTTGCAGAACACCGACTGTTAATGGGAATGCCGATCGAGTCCAAGCTGAACCGAGACGTCAAAAAGAAAATTCCGCAGACAAATAAAGTCGTCATGTCTGATGGTGGATGCAACTGGCTCCACGCCGTTGTACAAATATCAAAGAAAAACAAGGACGACGGCAAAAAGGCGATCGCAGAAACATTTGCAGCCCATCGCTCACTCAAA from Candidatus Nitrosotenuis aquarius encodes:
- a CDS encoding UbiD family decarboxylase; this encodes MTDLRSYIGLVKKMGQLHTISKKVSTKFEIASLTAQVDDANAILFENIKESKLRLVANLVGNRARFAKAVSGTEDTIHQKVISAISHAKKPKVTSSGKFFENKSHDLSILPIVTHFEKESGPFITSSIIYSQNYEKKTQNSSFHRLMPIDKTHFSVRMVEGRHLHRSFMDAKEHGEDLKVAITVGVHPAVSIAGAYQAEWGEDELDIANAILGGKLTLTKLPYSGRMVPSGTEIVMEGKILSDKTHKEWMVEMLRTYDFVRAQPVFELENLYYRNNAIFHDILAGFAEHRLLMGMPIESKLNRDVKKKIPQTNKVVMSDGGCNWLHAVVQISKKNKDDGKKAIAETFAAHRSLKMVTIVDDDIDPSDPVQVEYAMATRFQADRNLTIIEKVRGSSLDPSSDQKNLLTAKLGIDATRPLDKHQEGFEIAKIPGAKKFPLDKYL